A region from the Aegilops tauschii subsp. strangulata cultivar AL8/78 chromosome 5, Aet v6.0, whole genome shotgun sequence genome encodes:
- the LOC109763461 gene encoding LEAF RUST 10 DISEASE-RESISTANCEUS RECEPTOR-LIKE PROTEIN KINASE-like 1.5 has product MPPRLVLLLLLLAATFPPPAAARVGDHEPPPPPPHPRARQHRAQSGGGTGGASRVLTTALVAAASLLAVLLLYLCVAIAVRRIRGKGEGGGGRASRQQASQSSRAAAFLRRHGLHHSRPAFTYEQLRAATAGFDAARKLGDGGFGTVYLAYLPPAGRPAAVKRLHVPPSPSPSSATITKSFCNEVLILSALRHPHLVRLHGFCADPRALLLVYDFVPNGTLSHHLHRRGRGIAATPPPPPLPWRTRLAMAAQIASALEYLHFAVKPHVVHRDVTSSNIFVEADMRARLGDFGLSRLLATPDACSTATGREVVCCTAPQGTPGYLDPDYHRSFQLTEKSDVYSFGVVVLELVTGLRPVDVGRERRDVTLADWVVSKIQIGELREVVDPPVLGELPGVMPSVEAVAELAFRCVAPDKDDRPDAREALAELRRIQGMLPELSGHKDSS; this is encoded by the coding sequence ATGCCCCCGCGCCTCgtgctcctgctcctcctcctggCCGCCACCTTCCCACCGCCGGCCGCGGCCCGGGTCGGCGACCACgagccccctccccctcccccgcacccGCGCGCCCGCCAGCACCGGGCCCAGAGCGGCGGCGGTACCGGGGGCGCGAGCCGCGTGCTCACCaccgcgctcgtcgccgccgcgtCGCTCCTCGCCGTGCTCCTGCTCTACCTCTGCGTCGCCATCGCCGTGCGCCGCATCCGCGGCAAgggggagggcggcggcgggcgcgcgtcGCGGCAGCAGGCGTCGCAGTCCTCCCGCGCGGCGGCGTTCCTCCGCCGCCACGGCCTGCACCACAGCCGCCCGGCCTTCACCTACGAGCAGCTCCGCGCCGCCACGGCCGGGTTCGACGCCGCGCGcaagctcggggacggcggcttCGGGACGGTGTACCTCGCGTACCTCCCGCCCGCGGGCCGCCCCGCCGCCGTCAAGCGGCTCCACGTGCCGCCCTCCCCGTCCCCGTCCTCCGCCACCATCACCAAGTCCTTCTGCAACGAGGTGCTCATCCTCTCCGCGCTCCGCCACCCGCACCTCGTCCGCCTCCACGGCTTCTGCGCCGACCCGCGCGCGCTGCTCCTCGTCTACGACTTCGTCCCCAACGGCaccctctcgcaccacctccacCGCCGGGGCCGCGGCATCGCCGCcacgccgcccccgccgccgctccCCTGGCGGACCCGGCTCGCCATGGCGGCCCAGATCGCGTCGGCGCTGGAGTACCTCCACTTCGCGGTGAAGCCGCACGTGGTCCACCGCGACGTCACCTCCTCCAACATCTTCGTGGAGGCGGACATGCGCGCCCGGCTCGGCGACTTCGGGCTGTCGCGGCTCCTGGCGACGCCCGACGCCTGCTCCACGGCGACCGGGCGGGAGGTGGTGTGCTGCACGGCGCCGCAGGGCACGCCGGGGTACCTGGACCCGGACTACCACCGGTCGTTCCAGCTGACGGAGAAGAGCGACGTGTACAGCTTCGGCGTGGTGGTGCTGGAGCTGGTGACGGGGCTGCGGCCCGTGGACGTGGGCCGGGAGCGGCGGGACGTGACGCTGGCGGACTGGGTGGTGTCCAAGATCCAGATCGGCGAGCTGAGGGAGGTGGTCGACCCGCCGGTGCTGGGCGAGCTCCCCGGCGTGATGCCCAGCGTGGAGGCGGTGGCGGAGCTGGCGTTCCGGTGCGTGGCGCCGGACAAGGACGACCGGCCCGACGCCCGGGAGGCGCTGGCCGAGCTGAGGAGGATCCAGGGGATGCTCCCCGAGCTGTCCGGCCACAAGGACTCCTCTTGA
- the LOC109763458 gene encoding uncharacterized protein, with product MELFAHAKAVRLKSRHDKFLYADEDELHVTQDRNGSSPSARWTVEPVPHAPGAVRLRSRYGRYLAASTEPFLLGMTGRKVLQAAAAPGGRPDASVEWEPVRDGFQVRLKSRAGGVRGGGDKYLRANGGVPPWRNSVTHDVPHRTATQDWVLWDVEIVQVLTPGPATPAPEKAASAPPAALAPDSPPAPKLRPAPTPYEAHHRPTKSQTSPPPPDYAPPPPPKPKPEPRLSKLESSDSFSAPLHKVQGRAIHYHIADDKGDVDDDIERRSFTFNGSNLEELTQKLQEETGIDDLIVCTRSPISGKLTPLLLQLPPNNAAMHIVLVRESSKVAKTFPWPYGS from the exons ATGGAGCTGTTCGCGCACGCCAAGGCGGTGCGGCTGAAGAGCCGGCACGACAAGTTCCTGTACGCGGACGAGGACGAGCTGCACGTCACGCAGGACCGCAACGGCTCCTCCCCGAGCGCGCGCTGGACGGTGGAGCCCGTGCCGCACGCGCCCGGCGCGGTGCGCCTCCGCAGCAGGTACGGCCGCTACCTGGCCGCCTCCACGGAGCCGTTCCTGCTGGGCATGACGGGCCGCAAGGTGCTGCAGGCGGCCGCGGCGCCCGGGGGCCGCCCCGACGCGTCCGTCGAGTGGGAGCCCGTCCGCGACGGCTTCCAGGTGCGCCTCAAGTCCCGCGCCGGCGGCGTCCGCGGGGGCGGGGACAAGTACCTCCGCGCCAACGGGGGCGTCCCGCCCTGGCGCAACTCCGTCACCCACGACGTGCCGCACCGCACCGCCACCCAGGACTGGGTGCTCTGGGACGTCGAGATCGTGCAGGTGCTCACCCCCGGCCCGGCCACGCCCGCGCCCGAGAAGGCCGCGTCGgcgccccccgccgccctcgcgccGGACTCGCCGCCCGCGCCCAAGCTCAGGCCCGCCCCCACCCCCTACGAGGCGCACCACCGGCCCACCAAGTCCCAgacgtccccgccgccgccggactacgcgccgcccccgccgcccaaGCCCAAGCCGGAGCCCAGGCTCTCCAAGCTGGAG TCTTCCGATTCATTCTCTGCCCCGTTGCACAAGGTGCAGGGTCGTGCGATCCACTACCACATTGCAGACGATAAGGGCGACGTGGACGATGATATCGAGAGACGCTCATTCACGTTTAATGGCTCTAACCTGGAGGAGCTCACCCAGAAGTTACAAGAGGAAACAGGCATCGATGATCTGATCGTCTGCACACGCAGCCCAATCAGCGGGAAGCTCACTCCTCTCCTTCTGCAGCTGCCTCCGAACAATGCAGCGATGCACATTGTGCTCGTCCGTGAGTCCTCAAAAG TGGCGAAGACATTCCCATGGCCGTACGGCTCATAA